A genomic stretch from Clavelina lepadiformis chromosome 5, kaClaLepa1.1, whole genome shotgun sequence includes:
- the LOC143460769 gene encoding uncharacterized protein LOC143460769 isoform X2 yields MNQNGLYLKTVTKRKTSVLSSLQLDLIQKYIYVIDKTDNTTFELWRMRFDGSEERNLSSNILSSAVDFAATNRLFLEKKGQSLTKCAGANYILQQPLSKKNISTNNSGKFICTPSNATGDFRFKAFNGSVYWLNDFQVATFESDNTFRPFHHSLAVLSGVVTSLSFFSISHYQRFVGGSARNPCRLTNCAQLCIPTSEITYDCDCQNGFHGRRCETTSHLITNSPPSAGPTCPRNMRIPAQTCEGASVNWTVPQWIDDRTNASNLILTSPNFTSPVFLNISSYTLNYTATDSEGKTGICTFTISVEENIGCGSRPLLPTNFDFTQSSTQCSNTHRWYTINCPPLFEVKFGNLTNKTFTNTCTKQGLWKYVNLYGLECIPDDNPQNLTDNLLIVVSNARILKIPLSVGGSSASTTIQHLPSNSSAFSAAVNMATSALYWSDLANSTFWKTFLGETKNTPLIYGLSIRQIEVDDLTGNVYVTANLRERDRIYAVNKDGLYWKTLFKVNQGEIILKIELDLRQKFLYYVTVNNNGSKLGRMRFDGSQSQLFGTAITFTIDQSGDKLLVFPSDTELQVWRLSTFNETGSLISQSSFPVIITSSTRMQAFNNALYFYDGFLKVSSTNGSTIRTFDNIPLLGNVTSIKPYSYYHNRQFLVNLTNPCKNTRPSCSHLCLATSSTTRDCDCGDGYHEKDGNCTKRRPDDIAPTAGRTCQPDFSVEIPTCQNTTSVTWTSPVWNDDHTNPADLVVVSPNITSPAIFKVGVHKLMYTATDSAGNTGRCNILVTVSTKGCGAQPQTPFASNIIQAQSNCFQNELRYAITCPKNRLVTFGNVSGQSLINRCTESGWTYSNLFGIECTAESIAIMNDTQYEVFDDFLLVVGGEKIFKIPLLASNASHFSILPTPSNASVRAAAPNTANGFIYWSDFANSQVFKANVDGLNSSKILDGIKVKDIQVDPQTGYLYLLATNHAAKDVIYVVNSEGLFLKTIYKTRNQSSILKIDLDIRQKLVVFLEQDQSGRKTLVYIAFDGSGEKKTRKSFGLFTISTVSSLYSIVGNGSIFGYTLTNLSAPADFTLNYEGQLNVGTISQFTADRDRAFFLYDGSLKRVSNLVLSNFGPNSQILGHITSMSVFSTSYYRETLGGLRNPCQANSCAQLCLATSSFFWDCDCQNGFTRRQNECEKRANRPPSYGHTCPADIKLKITSCPLMANASWKPPIWTDDRTDAETLNITTPNITSPATLALGKHVITYSATDEDGRTTQCSFTINIVLSVCGSRPLLPGGAGLTQTALSCSTGNIVYSISCLSNQFVQFGSITNRTFVNYCGSSGIWKHTNLFGITCVSDRITTATLTTPQRTRRVSTDHNVFFSTAVSSSAPTIQPFVGSTISSSSFPSSVASMETSKPDFTTAYDTSPVATRYVVTSSQHSTAAATGMTSTAATAQARIDVRPKSTVGLSTGAIVGIAVSAAVVVAVASAAVIITFRKMRSASSYEVFSPRTSHSDGYNMDRL; encoded by the exons ATGAATCAGAAtggattatatttgaaaactgtaACAAAACGAAAAACAAGTGTTTTGAGCAGTTTGCAGTTGGATCTCATTCAAAA GTATATCTACGTTATCGATAAAACGGACAACACCACGTTCGAGCTATGGAGGATGCGATTTGATGGATCGGAAGAGAGAAATCTTTCGTCGAACATACTTTCTAGTGCAGTCGATTTCGCAGCAA CCAACCGgttgtttttggaaaaaaagGGACAATCTTTAACCAAGTGCGCTGGAGctaattatattttgcaacaaCCTTTGagtaagaaaaatatttctacaaaCAATTCCGGAAAATTCATATGTACCCCTTCCAATGCTACAGGAGATTTCAG GTTTAAGGCATTCAACGGTTCTGTATATTGGCTAAATGACTTTCAAGTGGCGACATTTGAGTCTGACAACACTTTTCGCCCATTTCATCATTCTCTTGCTGTTCTCAGCGGAGTGGTAACATCCTTATCGTTTTTCAGCATTTCGCATTATCAACGGTTTGTTG GAGGTTCAGCTCGAAATCCATGTAGATTAACAAACTGTGCTCAGTTGTGTATTCCTACATCGGAAATAACTTATGATTGTGATTGTCAGAATGGTTTTCATGGAAGAAGATGTGAAACAACAAGCCACCTAATTACAA ATTCTCCACCGTCAGCGGGACCCACATGTCCTAGAAATATGCGAATTCCTGCTCAAACTTGTGAAGGTGCAAGTGTGAATTGGACCGTTCCACAATGGATTGATGATCGAACAA ATGCCAGCAATCTCATTCTGACTTCACCAAATTTTACGTCCCCAGTTTTTCTTAATATCAGTAGCTATACATTGAACTACACCGCAACCGACAGCGAAGGAAAAACCGGAATATGCACCTTTACCATAAGTGTTGAAG AAAACATTGGCTGCGGCTCGAGACCTTTACTTCCAACAAATTTCGACTTCACGCAATCTTCCACACAATGCTCAAACACGCATCGATGGTACACGATCAATTGCCCACCGTTATTTGAAGTGAAATTTGGTAATCTGACCaataaaactttcacaaataCTTGCACAAAACAGGGATTATGGAAATACGTAAACCTTTATGGCTTGGAATGTATACCAGACGACA ATCCTCAAAACTTGACCGATAACCTCCTCATAGTTGTGAGCAATGCAAGAATACTAAAGATTCCATTGTCTGTAGGTGGTTCCTCAGCTTCAACCACCATCCAGCATTTAC CCAGCAATTCTTCGGCTTTTTCTGCTGCTGTCAACATGGCAACTTCTGCACTTTACTGGTCCGATCTCGCAAACTCCACTTTCTGGAAAACGTTTCTTGgcgaaacaaaaaatactcCTCTTATCTATGGATTAAGCA TTCGACAAATAGAGGTGGATGACTTAACTGGAAACGTGTATGTGACTGCAAATCTGCGTGAAAGGGACAGAATTTACGCAGTAAACAAAGATGGCTTGTATTGGAAAACGCTTTTCAAGGTAAACCAAGGAGAGATTATATTGAAGATAGAGTTGGACCTTCGGCAAAA atTTTTATATTATGTAACCGTTAACAACAATGGATCAAAATTGGGTAGAATGCGTTTTGATGGATCACAGTCACAGTTGTTTGGCACAGCAATCACATTCACAATAGATCAAAGTG GTGATAAGTTACTGGTGTTTCCATCCGATACGGAGCTTCAAGTGTGGCGACTTAGCACATTTAATGAAACTGGGTCGCTAATATCACAGTCGTCGTTTCCAGTTATTATTACATCCTCAACCAG GATGCAGGCTTTTAACAACGCGTTGTACTTTTACGATGGATTCCTTAAGGTTTCTTCCACGAATGGCAGCACTATCCGAACATTTGACAATATTCCTTTACTAGGAAATGTCACGTCCATCAAACCCTACAGTTACTACCACAACAGACAATTCCTTG TAAACCTTACAAATCCTTGTAAAAACACACGTCCGTCTTGTTCTCACTTATGTCTTGCAACATCAAGTACAACCCGTGATTGTGATTGTGGTGATGGGTATCACGAAAAGGACGGTAATTGTACCAAAAGACGCCCAG ATGATATTGCTCCCACTGCTGGCAGGACATGTCAACCAGATTTTTCTGTTGAAATACCCACTTGTCAAAATACTACCAGCGTTACTTGGACATCTCCTGTTTGGAACGATGATCATACAA ATCCGGCTGACCTTGTAGTTGTGTCGCCAAACATCACCTCACCAGCGATCTTCAAAGTCGGAGTTCACAAGTTAATGTACACAGCAACAGACAGCGCGGGAAATACAGGACGATGCAATATTTTAGTCACCGTTTCAA CAAAAGGCTGCGGAGCTCAACCTCAAACCCCTTTTGCAAGTAACATTATACAGGCACAGTCAAACTGTTTCCAAAATGAGCTGCGGTACGCAATAACTTGTCCGAAAAATCGCTTAGTTACCTTTGGTAACGTTTCCGGACAAAGTCTTATTAACAGATGTACGGAAAGCGGATGGACATATTCTAACCTATTTGGTATTGAGTGTACCGCGGAAAGCATTGCCATAATGAACG ATACTCAGTATGAAGTGTTTGATGACTTCTTGTTGGTGGTTGGTGGCGAAAAAATCTTCAAGATTCCTTTGCTAGCCAGCAATGCCTCTCACTTCTCTATTCTACCTACAC CTTCAAACGCTAGTGTCCGCGCAGCTGCACCCAACACGGCCAATGGCTTCATTTACTGGTCTGACTTTGCAAATTCTCAAGTATTTAAGGCAAACGTTGATGGTTTAAATTCGAGCAAAATTCTTGACGGAATTAAAG TGAAGGATATACAGGTGGATCCGCAAACTGGTTACCTTTACTTGCTTGCAACAAACCATGCTGCAAAAGATGTTATTTACGTTGTGAATAGCGAAGGTCTTTTTTTAAAGACCATTTACAAAACACGAAATCAATCTTCAATTCTAAAAATAGACTTAGATATTAGACAAAA GTTAGTGGTTTTTCTTGAACAAGATCAAAGTGGTAGAAAAACACTCGTTTATATTGCTTTTGACGGGTCTggtgaaaaaaaaacgaggAAGTCTTTTGGATTATTCACAATTTCGACCG TTTCTTCTCTATATTCGATTGTTGGAAATGGTTCTATTTTTGGATATACTCTTACAAATCTATCTGCTCCGGCTGATTTTACCTTAAATTATGAAGGACAGCTAAATGTTGGAACTATATCTCA GTTTACGGCCGATAGGGACCGTGCATTCTTTTTATACGATGGTTCACTCAAACGAGTTTCAAACCTAGTTCTTTCAAATTTTGGTCCGAATAGCCAGATACTAGGTCACATTACGTCGATGTCGGTTTTTAGTACTTCTTATTATAGAGAAACTTTAG GTGGGCTACGGAACCCTTGTCAAGCCAACTCGTGTGCACAATTATGTCTGGCAACATCAAGTTTTTTCTGGGATTGCGATTGTCAAAATGGCTTTACACGCAGACAAAATGAATGCGAAAAACGCG CAAACCGACCACCTTCATACGGACACACTTGTCCAGCCGacataaaattaaagattacTTCTTGCCCACTTATGGCTAACGCAAGCTGGAAGCCTCCTATTTGGACGGATGACAGGACCG ATGCAGAGACCCTGAACATCACAACACCTAATATCACTTCTCCGGCTACGCTTGCTCTAGGTAAACACGTTATCACTTACTCAGCTACTGATGAAGACGGCCGTACAACTCAGTGTTCCTTTACAATTAACATCGTCT TAAGTGTGTGCGGATCAAGACCGCTTCTGCCAGGAGGCGCAGGATTGACACAAACTGCTCTTTCGTGCTCAACTGGAAATATTGTATATTCTATATCATGCTTGTCGAATCAGTTTGTGCAGTTCGGAAGTATTACAAATAGAACATTTGTGAACTATTGCGGAAGCAGCGGCATATGGAAACACACAAATCTTTTTGGAATAACTTGCGTTTCAG acCGCATAACGACTGCCACTTTAACCACACCTCAAAGAACCCGGAGGGTCTCTACTGACCACAATGTTTTCTTCAGTACCGCTGTATCATCATCGGCTCCCACTATACAACCTTTTGTCGGGTCTACTATTTCTTCTTCATCGTTTCCATCGTCTGTTGCGTCAATGGAGACATCCAAACCTGACTTTACAACTGCCTATGATACAAGTCCTGTGGCAACACGATACGTAGTAACGTCGTCACAGCACAGCACAGCAGCTGCAACGGGCATGACAAGCACAGCTGCAACCG ctCAAGCGCGAATCGACGTTCGTCCCAAATCCACTGTTGGACTCAGCACGGGCGCCATTGTCGGTATTGCTGTGTCTGCTGCTGTGGTTGTTGCGGTAGCTTCCGCAGCCGTTATTATAAC ATTCAGGAAGATGAGATCAGCCTCTTCATATGAGGTTTTCTCTCCACGAACATCTCACTCTGACGGATATAACATGGATCGTTTGTGA
- the LOC143458982 gene encoding uncharacterized protein LOC143458982 has protein sequence MKELILKLFEIGALKFGQFKLKSGMISPVYVDLRVIISYPKLLAEVSELLWAASSKAEYSTVCGVPYTALPMATCISVSHSIPMLIRRKEAKDYGTKKMVEGYYEENSKCLIVEDVVTTGSSVLETAELLRKHKIVTSDAVVLLDRQQGGKEKLAEKGISLRSVLTLVEVVEGLCEMNKIEKAVVNEVKQFVASNNKYLEKNESEKSGFPFKQKETDASSRVYGGVRCDRGGYRKRAVLSKHLVTRKLFEIMESKQTNLCLSADVVSSADLLDLADTLGPLVCAVKTHIDILDDFSPKVVDQLVEIANKHNFLIFEDRKFADIGNTVKSQYAGGAYKISDWSDITNAHSLPGSGIIEGLKAASGGRKDRACLLIAEMSTKNNLANDVYKEATVKMAEEHGDFVIGFICTSKVSKNPQHVHFTPGVKLKPGKDAMGQQYLTPDEVIKNRGCDVIIVGRGITDSANRLQEATAFRNAGWAAYVQRVSS, from the exons ATGAAGGAATTAATTTTGAAGCTATTTGAAATTGGTGCATTAAAGTTTGGTCAATTTAAACTGAAGAGTGGCATGATATCTCCTGTTTATGTTGACCTTAGG GTAATTATATCTTATCCTAAACTTCTGGCTGAGGTATCTGAACTGCTATGGGCTGCATCATCGAAAGCAGAGTACTCAACGGTGTGCGGTGTTCCATACACAGCTCTACCCATGGCAACATGCATTTCCGTAAGTCACAGCATACCAATGCTTATACGACGTAAGGAAGCCAAAGATTATGGAACAAAGAAGATGGTGGAAGGATACTATGAAGAAA ATTCAAAATGCCTAATAGTAGAAGATGTAGTCACAACTGGATCAAGTGTGCTAGAGACTGCTGAACTCCTAAGAAAACATAAGATTGTTACCAGTGATGCTGTAGTATTACTTGACCGACAACAAGGAG GAAAGGAAAAGCTTGCCGAAAAAGGAATCAGTTTGAGAAGTGTGTTAACTTTGGTAGAAGTAGTTGAAGGTCTCTGTGAAATGAACAAGATAGAAAAAGCAGTGGTTAATGAG GTTAAACAATTTGTTGCAAGTAACAAcaaatatttggaaaaaaatgaatCAGAAAAATCTGGATTTCcattcaaacaaaaagaaacagatGCGTCATCACGTGTATATGGTGGTGTAAGATGCGACAGAGGAGGCTATCGAAAGCGTGCTGTTTTGTCTAAGCACTTAGTTACTcgtaaactttttgaaattatggaatcaaagcaaacaaatcTTTGCCTTTCAGCTGACGTTGTGAGTTCAGCTGACTTGCTTGATTTGGCTGACACACTTG GTCCCCTGGTATGTGCTGTGAAAACACATATTGACATATTGGATGATTTTTCTCCAAAGGTTGTCGATCAACTGGTAGAGATTGCAAACAAACATAACTTTCTCATATTTGAAGACAGAAAATTTGCGGATATTGGAAATACTGTGAAATCACAATACGCAG GGGGAGCATATAAAATAAGTGACTGGTCTGATATCACCAATGCTCATTCTTTACCTGGAAGTGGAATCATTGAAGGACTGAAAGCTGCATCTGGTGGAAGGAAAGATAGAGCCTGCTTATTGATTGCAGAGATGAGCACAAAA AATAACTTAGCTAACGATGTCTACAAAGAAGCCACAGTAAAGATGGCTGAAGAACACGGTGATTTTGTCATTGGATTTATTTGCACTTCAAAAGTATCAAAAAATCCCCAGCATGTTCATTTCACCCCAG gaGTAAAATTGAAACCTGGCAAAGATGCAATGGGTCAACAGTATTTGACACCTGACGAAGTCATTAAAAACCGTggttgtgatgtcataatagtCGGAAGAGGCATCACGG
- the LOC143460769 gene encoding uncharacterized protein LOC143460769 isoform X1, with product MRLNRINVLDVMLRVLMITAFNCFTTISQETGADVLNDNFILVAAQGRILKLPLYKESSPISYISLPSNTNAYAVAVDIVSTSLYWSDYVNLEVWKADIDGENPRKLLTGKQVTEIEIDPTTGNIFILGKTSKSRSHIWVMNQNGLYLKTVTKRKTSVLSSLQLDLIQKYIYVIDKTDNTTFELWRMRFDGSEERNLSSNILSSAVDFAATNRLFLEKKGQSLTKCAGANYILQQPLSKKNISTNNSGKFICTPSNATGDFRFKAFNGSVYWLNDFQVATFESDNTFRPFHHSLAVLSGVVTSLSFFSISHYQRFVGGSARNPCRLTNCAQLCIPTSEITYDCDCQNGFHGRRCETTSHLITNSPPSAGPTCPRNMRIPAQTCEGASVNWTVPQWIDDRTNASNLILTSPNFTSPVFLNISSYTLNYTATDSEGKTGICTFTISVEENIGCGSRPLLPTNFDFTQSSTQCSNTHRWYTINCPPLFEVKFGNLTNKTFTNTCTKQGLWKYVNLYGLECIPDDNPQNLTDNLLIVVSNARILKIPLSVGGSSASTTIQHLPSNSSAFSAAVNMATSALYWSDLANSTFWKTFLGETKNTPLIYGLSIRQIEVDDLTGNVYVTANLRERDRIYAVNKDGLYWKTLFKVNQGEIILKIELDLRQKFLYYVTVNNNGSKLGRMRFDGSQSQLFGTAITFTIDQSGDKLLVFPSDTELQVWRLSTFNETGSLISQSSFPVIITSSTRMQAFNNALYFYDGFLKVSSTNGSTIRTFDNIPLLGNVTSIKPYSYYHNRQFLVNLTNPCKNTRPSCSHLCLATSSTTRDCDCGDGYHEKDGNCTKRRPDDIAPTAGRTCQPDFSVEIPTCQNTTSVTWTSPVWNDDHTNPADLVVVSPNITSPAIFKVGVHKLMYTATDSAGNTGRCNILVTVSTKGCGAQPQTPFASNIIQAQSNCFQNELRYAITCPKNRLVTFGNVSGQSLINRCTESGWTYSNLFGIECTAESIAIMNDTQYEVFDDFLLVVGGEKIFKIPLLASNASHFSILPTPSNASVRAAAPNTANGFIYWSDFANSQVFKANVDGLNSSKILDGIKVKDIQVDPQTGYLYLLATNHAAKDVIYVVNSEGLFLKTIYKTRNQSSILKIDLDIRQKLVVFLEQDQSGRKTLVYIAFDGSGEKKTRKSFGLFTISTVSSLYSIVGNGSIFGYTLTNLSAPADFTLNYEGQLNVGTISQFTADRDRAFFLYDGSLKRVSNLVLSNFGPNSQILGHITSMSVFSTSYYRETLGGLRNPCQANSCAQLCLATSSFFWDCDCQNGFTRRQNECEKRANRPPSYGHTCPADIKLKITSCPLMANASWKPPIWTDDRTDAETLNITTPNITSPATLALGKHVITYSATDEDGRTTQCSFTINIVLSVCGSRPLLPGGAGLTQTALSCSTGNIVYSISCLSNQFVQFGSITNRTFVNYCGSSGIWKHTNLFGITCVSDRITTATLTTPQRTRRVSTDHNVFFSTAVSSSAPTIQPFVGSTISSSSFPSSVASMETSKPDFTTAYDTSPVATRYVVTSSQHSTAAATGMTSTAATAQARIDVRPKSTVGLSTGAIVGIAVSAAVVVAVASAAVIITFRKMRSASSYEVFSPRTSHSDGYNMDRL from the exons ATGAGACTGAACAGGATTAATGTGTTAGATGTTATGTTAAGGGTTCTGATGATTACTGCTTTTAATTGCTTCACAACGATATCGCAAGAAACCGGAGCAG ATGTCTTAAATGATAACTTCATCCTTGTAGCAGCACAAGGCAGAATATTAAAACTTCCACTTTACAAGGAATCAAGCCCCATCAGCTACATTTCATTAC CTTCCAATACCAACGCTTACGCTGTAGCTGTTGATATTGTAAGTACCTCGCTTTATTGGTCGGATTATGTCAACTTGGAAGTATGGAAAGCTGATATTGACGGAGAAAATCCACGCAAATTACTGACCGGTAAACAAG TAACTGAAATAGAAATTGACCCAACAACCGGGAACATTTTTATACTTGGTAAAACGTCCAAAAGTAGAAGCCATATTTGGGTGATGAATCAGAAtggattatatttgaaaactgtaACAAAACGAAAAACAAGTGTTTTGAGCAGTTTGCAGTTGGATCTCATTCAAAA GTATATCTACGTTATCGATAAAACGGACAACACCACGTTCGAGCTATGGAGGATGCGATTTGATGGATCGGAAGAGAGAAATCTTTCGTCGAACATACTTTCTAGTGCAGTCGATTTCGCAGCAA CCAACCGgttgtttttggaaaaaaagGGACAATCTTTAACCAAGTGCGCTGGAGctaattatattttgcaacaaCCTTTGagtaagaaaaatatttctacaaaCAATTCCGGAAAATTCATATGTACCCCTTCCAATGCTACAGGAGATTTCAG GTTTAAGGCATTCAACGGTTCTGTATATTGGCTAAATGACTTTCAAGTGGCGACATTTGAGTCTGACAACACTTTTCGCCCATTTCATCATTCTCTTGCTGTTCTCAGCGGAGTGGTAACATCCTTATCGTTTTTCAGCATTTCGCATTATCAACGGTTTGTTG GAGGTTCAGCTCGAAATCCATGTAGATTAACAAACTGTGCTCAGTTGTGTATTCCTACATCGGAAATAACTTATGATTGTGATTGTCAGAATGGTTTTCATGGAAGAAGATGTGAAACAACAAGCCACCTAATTACAA ATTCTCCACCGTCAGCGGGACCCACATGTCCTAGAAATATGCGAATTCCTGCTCAAACTTGTGAAGGTGCAAGTGTGAATTGGACCGTTCCACAATGGATTGATGATCGAACAA ATGCCAGCAATCTCATTCTGACTTCACCAAATTTTACGTCCCCAGTTTTTCTTAATATCAGTAGCTATACATTGAACTACACCGCAACCGACAGCGAAGGAAAAACCGGAATATGCACCTTTACCATAAGTGTTGAAG AAAACATTGGCTGCGGCTCGAGACCTTTACTTCCAACAAATTTCGACTTCACGCAATCTTCCACACAATGCTCAAACACGCATCGATGGTACACGATCAATTGCCCACCGTTATTTGAAGTGAAATTTGGTAATCTGACCaataaaactttcacaaataCTTGCACAAAACAGGGATTATGGAAATACGTAAACCTTTATGGCTTGGAATGTATACCAGACGACA ATCCTCAAAACTTGACCGATAACCTCCTCATAGTTGTGAGCAATGCAAGAATACTAAAGATTCCATTGTCTGTAGGTGGTTCCTCAGCTTCAACCACCATCCAGCATTTAC CCAGCAATTCTTCGGCTTTTTCTGCTGCTGTCAACATGGCAACTTCTGCACTTTACTGGTCCGATCTCGCAAACTCCACTTTCTGGAAAACGTTTCTTGgcgaaacaaaaaatactcCTCTTATCTATGGATTAAGCA TTCGACAAATAGAGGTGGATGACTTAACTGGAAACGTGTATGTGACTGCAAATCTGCGTGAAAGGGACAGAATTTACGCAGTAAACAAAGATGGCTTGTATTGGAAAACGCTTTTCAAGGTAAACCAAGGAGAGATTATATTGAAGATAGAGTTGGACCTTCGGCAAAA atTTTTATATTATGTAACCGTTAACAACAATGGATCAAAATTGGGTAGAATGCGTTTTGATGGATCACAGTCACAGTTGTTTGGCACAGCAATCACATTCACAATAGATCAAAGTG GTGATAAGTTACTGGTGTTTCCATCCGATACGGAGCTTCAAGTGTGGCGACTTAGCACATTTAATGAAACTGGGTCGCTAATATCACAGTCGTCGTTTCCAGTTATTATTACATCCTCAACCAG GATGCAGGCTTTTAACAACGCGTTGTACTTTTACGATGGATTCCTTAAGGTTTCTTCCACGAATGGCAGCACTATCCGAACATTTGACAATATTCCTTTACTAGGAAATGTCACGTCCATCAAACCCTACAGTTACTACCACAACAGACAATTCCTTG TAAACCTTACAAATCCTTGTAAAAACACACGTCCGTCTTGTTCTCACTTATGTCTTGCAACATCAAGTACAACCCGTGATTGTGATTGTGGTGATGGGTATCACGAAAAGGACGGTAATTGTACCAAAAGACGCCCAG ATGATATTGCTCCCACTGCTGGCAGGACATGTCAACCAGATTTTTCTGTTGAAATACCCACTTGTCAAAATACTACCAGCGTTACTTGGACATCTCCTGTTTGGAACGATGATCATACAA ATCCGGCTGACCTTGTAGTTGTGTCGCCAAACATCACCTCACCAGCGATCTTCAAAGTCGGAGTTCACAAGTTAATGTACACAGCAACAGACAGCGCGGGAAATACAGGACGATGCAATATTTTAGTCACCGTTTCAA CAAAAGGCTGCGGAGCTCAACCTCAAACCCCTTTTGCAAGTAACATTATACAGGCACAGTCAAACTGTTTCCAAAATGAGCTGCGGTACGCAATAACTTGTCCGAAAAATCGCTTAGTTACCTTTGGTAACGTTTCCGGACAAAGTCTTATTAACAGATGTACGGAAAGCGGATGGACATATTCTAACCTATTTGGTATTGAGTGTACCGCGGAAAGCATTGCCATAATGAACG ATACTCAGTATGAAGTGTTTGATGACTTCTTGTTGGTGGTTGGTGGCGAAAAAATCTTCAAGATTCCTTTGCTAGCCAGCAATGCCTCTCACTTCTCTATTCTACCTACAC CTTCAAACGCTAGTGTCCGCGCAGCTGCACCCAACACGGCCAATGGCTTCATTTACTGGTCTGACTTTGCAAATTCTCAAGTATTTAAGGCAAACGTTGATGGTTTAAATTCGAGCAAAATTCTTGACGGAATTAAAG TGAAGGATATACAGGTGGATCCGCAAACTGGTTACCTTTACTTGCTTGCAACAAACCATGCTGCAAAAGATGTTATTTACGTTGTGAATAGCGAAGGTCTTTTTTTAAAGACCATTTACAAAACACGAAATCAATCTTCAATTCTAAAAATAGACTTAGATATTAGACAAAA GTTAGTGGTTTTTCTTGAACAAGATCAAAGTGGTAGAAAAACACTCGTTTATATTGCTTTTGACGGGTCTggtgaaaaaaaaacgaggAAGTCTTTTGGATTATTCACAATTTCGACCG TTTCTTCTCTATATTCGATTGTTGGAAATGGTTCTATTTTTGGATATACTCTTACAAATCTATCTGCTCCGGCTGATTTTACCTTAAATTATGAAGGACAGCTAAATGTTGGAACTATATCTCA GTTTACGGCCGATAGGGACCGTGCATTCTTTTTATACGATGGTTCACTCAAACGAGTTTCAAACCTAGTTCTTTCAAATTTTGGTCCGAATAGCCAGATACTAGGTCACATTACGTCGATGTCGGTTTTTAGTACTTCTTATTATAGAGAAACTTTAG GTGGGCTACGGAACCCTTGTCAAGCCAACTCGTGTGCACAATTATGTCTGGCAACATCAAGTTTTTTCTGGGATTGCGATTGTCAAAATGGCTTTACACGCAGACAAAATGAATGCGAAAAACGCG CAAACCGACCACCTTCATACGGACACACTTGTCCAGCCGacataaaattaaagattacTTCTTGCCCACTTATGGCTAACGCAAGCTGGAAGCCTCCTATTTGGACGGATGACAGGACCG ATGCAGAGACCCTGAACATCACAACACCTAATATCACTTCTCCGGCTACGCTTGCTCTAGGTAAACACGTTATCACTTACTCAGCTACTGATGAAGACGGCCGTACAACTCAGTGTTCCTTTACAATTAACATCGTCT TAAGTGTGTGCGGATCAAGACCGCTTCTGCCAGGAGGCGCAGGATTGACACAAACTGCTCTTTCGTGCTCAACTGGAAATATTGTATATTCTATATCATGCTTGTCGAATCAGTTTGTGCAGTTCGGAAGTATTACAAATAGAACATTTGTGAACTATTGCGGAAGCAGCGGCATATGGAAACACACAAATCTTTTTGGAATAACTTGCGTTTCAG acCGCATAACGACTGCCACTTTAACCACACCTCAAAGAACCCGGAGGGTCTCTACTGACCACAATGTTTTCTTCAGTACCGCTGTATCATCATCGGCTCCCACTATACAACCTTTTGTCGGGTCTACTATTTCTTCTTCATCGTTTCCATCGTCTGTTGCGTCAATGGAGACATCCAAACCTGACTTTACAACTGCCTATGATACAAGTCCTGTGGCAACACGATACGTAGTAACGTCGTCACAGCACAGCACAGCAGCTGCAACGGGCATGACAAGCACAGCTGCAACCG ctCAAGCGCGAATCGACGTTCGTCCCAAATCCACTGTTGGACTCAGCACGGGCGCCATTGTCGGTATTGCTGTGTCTGCTGCTGTGGTTGTTGCGGTAGCTTCCGCAGCCGTTATTATAAC ATTCAGGAAGATGAGATCAGCCTCTTCATATGAGGTTTTCTCTCCACGAACATCTCACTCTGACGGATATAACATGGATCGTTTGTGA